The Glycine max cultivar Williams 82 chromosome 3, Glycine_max_v4.0, whole genome shotgun sequence sequence AAAACATTTCTATTGGAAATATTGATGACTTTTCCTATCCTATTCATTTGTAAGCTAATTGAtgagtttaaattttagaaattagaCTAGTGTATTTTGAAATGAACTCAATAGAATTTTAGTTGTTCTGATCCGTCTtagtttctctaaaaaaaatatgtcttagtattatttgtaaaatttaagcaattttataataatatgtaTTAATACCGTAAAATGTACTTAGTATTAGTATCATTTACTTCATTTTATAATTCAGATATACgaaacattaaaattaatatataatgtcTATAAATCCGATCAACTTGCATCTcatttcatatattatatatgagttGTTATTGAATTGAAtccaaattcaaataaaatgacTGTATCAAAATGTTAGATTAAATGGACAGTAAAATAAACTCATCTCTTGACGATGGAGAGTGGCTGTGAGCAGCAGGTGAATGGTGAAGTTTTAACTACCAATGGATTATAAAAAGGTGGGCAGTTGGTATAGAACAAAGGTGGAGAATCCTTGGTGTGGTGGTTAGtgaattctttcattttcttactGTAATCTTGTTTGGGACAAGCGGGTCAATAGCTTATGGATTGGTTAATCATTTTTTGAAGCCCGACAATGTAAATTGGATACTCTCTTCCAAGTTGTGTTGTTAGGCCCTTTTCTGCTTTCTCATCCACAAAAGTAAGCAGGCCCACCTAATGATAATATATCCGATGAAATTCAATTGTCATATGGATCTTTGGAAATTGAGACAAAGATGAATGAGGTTTgtagagtttaattttaatatattatcaatgtaaaaaaatgtatattactaaataattaaaaaatattattgatatgatttttaagataattattataaaattaataaatttattatgtgtATTGATTTATGATGGGATGacattataaaaactaaactatTGTCATTGCACATTTAATTTATCGTTGTTAATGTTGTAAATTGGTCATTCATGTATCATATTATtgatatgtaaaattttaaaattcaaatataatagtaatataaaaatttagatcaaataatgaaaaagatataaatataaattaagaaaaactttgataaagcaaaataataaaaatattaaaatgtgataataaatcaaaattataatatatttgaaaaaaatattttagaacaaTATTACTTAgatattaatttacttttatataaaaaaattatacttaaatatgtttttgtctctcaaatttagattatttttggtctctcaaatttaaatttgtttgctTTTAATACCTTAATTttgagaaatattatttttagtcacTACTAACtgattttttatgatttgaatGCACAATTTGTGATTAATTTCAGTTTAAAGTCCACTGAGGATGATCATGATGTACTAATTAGTACTTAATTTAACCCATAGTTAAGTTGTTGAGTAGATAGAACACGAGTTTAGGGtataattttctatataaataaTCTTTGTACGATATGTTGAAAGGAACTTCAATCAAATTCAACTTTCAAAATCTATCTTACCGTATTTGTTTttatcacattttaattttgttttattgtctTTAATTTTCTGTATCGTTTTATTTTGTCTTAATTCATCTTCACTGACATCAAGTTCTTCCTAAAATAGGTTAGGATTCATAGTCGAGCAATAGATATTCTTTTTCGGCGACAATCCCTTGACTTTATTGTGGAATCACGTTGAAACAATAGAAAAAATCCTTTCGATTAATTTTCAGGTgacaacaaaattatataaaactgtttttagtcattcatgaaaaatattactccattagaattatttattttattagaataatccttaaggtttttttttttgtatgtgtgTGAGTCTTCTTTCAATATAAAAAGTGTTTAAGTGTTTTCTATTGAAAGGGATATTCAACAAAAGTTTATAACAATTATGTAggcttttttataaaagaaattaaaacttataaaaacttttttaactcaaaagttaaaaacattaacttaaaaaatataaaaacttatctcactattttttttaagtttaaacaaatgagttaaaatttatgatgtgTTGATTTAACTGTAAATGAATCATTACTAaatcaaaaataattaatatcttaacattatataacatatcaaataataaattaatgtaatacatttaaacatacaataaacataaaagttGTCCAATTTCGTAAAAGCAAAAGGAAggtcaaattattttttgtcatacTGTATACGTGCTTTATATACAAGTATTTCGTAAACTGATATTatatctttatttgttttttttttttaaatctctttaAGATGCTAATATGAATAAACTGATAAGTTACCAAAACAGCATTTTTATTCCATTTTGGTCAAGCCAACGCAAGACTGGTGTACCCATTGTtgatcaacattcaattttttcGATGCACATTTAAGTTAACTTATGTTAAAgaagtaattaataattttgtaagaaaaagtaattacttactaaaaaaaaagaattgtgagaaaactaaaaagaatatttcttaAACTAAATGTGTCTGTTTGACTGAATGAAAGCTCACAATCGCATATTTCCTCACAAATgggatttcattttttggtttcACGTAGGATACGTATTCCACGTGGCAGTTGTGGATTCTCTGGAGTAACGAGCATGGCCAACCTTGGTGCAGCCAATTCTGAAAAATatctcttaaattaatttatttaaggcTGCTTATTAATATATTGCTAAGGTGGGGTTGCCGGGGTGGTGGTGTTAGTGATATGTGCATACTTGCTCATAACTTTATATTAAATGAGTGAAAAGAAAGCGAGAAAGCAACTTGCAGGCTTTGCCATTATCTCTTCCCTTGTCCTTCTTCCTACTATactatattttctctctctaatcAATCATAGTTCTGATTTTCATACACTTACCCTGAAACCTCCATTCTCAGATCAAGCTTGCACCAAAATACATACATAGCTATGGACAATAATACTAGTGCCTGTGCCTACCCCCAACTTGAGTCAGAAGAAGCATCTTCAGAGCACAAATCAGAAACTCAAACATCAAAGAAAAGGTGGGTTAAATGCTTggttaacaaaatgaaaatatacaaccactttttttctttctagttttggTAATTTGGTGCTTGgaagttttatatatatgttgtgcaTGTGACAGGAAAATGGTTGAGAAAACAGTTGTGGCAGTGAGGGTAGGAGAGAAGGTTGGCAAGCTAAAGAATGAAGGGCTACCCTCAGATTTTTGGTCTTGGAGGAAATATGGACAAAAACCAATCAAAGGGTCTCCATATCCAAGGTGCACATTCTTTTCTACTACAAAATTATGGTTTGTTCTTGATCCATATGGACCCATAGTCCCATATTCACAGTCTTTGCTTGTCCCCTCGTGATTCCAAACCCACATATAAATTACAATtcagcaaaaagaaaaataaaaacgatCAATTTAGTGCCTGTGCCCTCTTATTTGGTACCCTTCATTACATTGTAGTTAAATTAAATCACTTAGTATTTCACCTAACTAGATTCACACTGTACATACCATGAAACCCAAGAGGCAGGAAAatctaattattttctttttactttcacACTATTTATTTCAAACACAGGATCAACTAGCCAGTGTTCCAGCTTAAACATGGCCCTTGAATTCGAGTTTTAGATATGCAACTACAttaaaattggaagaaaaagttATCACTTCTAATATTACTACCTGGTTAAACATGATTGCCAGCAAATGCTAATTAAAATGCTAACTTCGTTTATATACTAAATTTGCCAAGATCTAAAAGTTTGGTTTTGCTACAATTATTCAGGGGCTATTACAAGTGCAGCACATCCAAAGGTTGTTCAGCCAAAAAGCAAGTAGAGAGATGCAGAACGGATGCTTCAATGCTCATAATCACATATACCTCTACACATAACCATCCATGTCCCACTCCCATCACTACAAAATCTACCACCACAAAGGAGGAAGACCAAGAACATATAGaactagaagaagaagaagagcaaagggataataataataataagcccAGTGATGAAGTTACTAATGAAGAAAATTTTCATTACTTGCAATCTCCAATACGTTGCTCCAGCCAAGATATCATTATAGAACAAGAAGATCCTTTCAAACTAAACACGGAGAAAAGCCATGATCGAATGGATCTCCTCTTAGAGGAAGAGCCTCTTTGTTTTGCACAGCTCAAGAACTTGTCTGCTTCCAAAAACGAAGAACTTGACTTTTTCGATGAGCTTGAGGAGTTACCCATGTCTTCATCTTTGTTGCACTTTACGAGGAACATTTTTTCCGATGAAAGGATTCCCGTTGGCCCTTCTTGAttctagtgttgttttctcgGTGCTTGCTATGCTAGTGACAGTGTATGTATTGTTTTCATCCATGTTATATATCCATTAATTTCAGCTAGTTTTTCAATTCggaacttttctttttcttttgtaccctttatttatatgattatatcctatacttttaattaattattggttCACAACTAAGCATAGTTCATCACTTTGGCGTGAGCAGGGTTAGTGTGTAGACAAAATCATCAGCTCttgcaattaaaattaaagaatgatGGTTTGGCTCACAATCAATGGTATATTGTTCATTCTGTATTCAAATTTTCTATATTATACATTAACTGCACGCACTAACTAGTTAGAATGTATAACAAGATTTGatgtgataaataatatttatgattttggtaCTGGGATTATCTATTGGGTgctttttcgtttttttaaaCATCTATTgttcacaaaatataagaaattaaaaataaaatttattaaaaatattttttggtattGTCAATGTTAAAATCATACactagtgatatttttttttacactacgTGTCTAGAgcatgtaataaaaaattactttagctataataattgttttagtaaaaaaatattttcaacagACTAACTCATGTACCAGTTGCATGTAATGGTAACAATACTGAACACATATATACATCAACTAGTACggagttattataatttaaccaataattttgtgtttgtaaGTATGCATGtctctaaaaaaatgtttattctattaaaagataatttagacGGTGAAGATGTTGTGCAAAGGATCATAATGCACGCACGTGGTGATGAAGTAGGAACTTGGAAGGGAAACTGAAGAAGATTGAGGAGTAGGGGGGTTATTGTATTAAAAGAAGGTACGACCGCACGAGGTTCTCGAGTTAGTGCTCTTGTCTAAGGAAAGGAGCACTGAGCAGAACGAggtctttgtttttctttcctggCTGCCCCATTTGATAGTGTTACTTTCTTTCGGCTGTTGTGACATGCtttatttgatttatatattttgctaTCATGAATCTTGAGTGGTTCGTTTCGTGGAACATTTGCCAGTGCCACCCCATTTTCATTTTGGCAGTACTAACATTGATGGAGAAATATGCTTCCAAAAGGTCTGCAGTACTCAAGTTTAGATCCTCTAAAAGTTAAAAGTTCCATTACACAAGATGCCAAACCCACATGGTTTTAGTAGGCTCGTTCTGGTTCTGCTACTATGCTTTCATAGTCTAGGGATGATATTCATTGATAACCTATCGCTTACAACTGAAATAAATGTCGATAGGACCATACATAGTTTgatgaaacaaatttaaaggGCGTTGTgaaaatcttttttgtttttaattataaaaacgtTTTTACgttccttttgtttttaaatatttatataaaaaagattaaattaatattcattCTTGAGATATATATATTGACATTCAATGACTTTGCTAATGATTAATATCAGTTAGAAAATTTGGTTGTTGACATCCTTTGATGGAATTCTTCTAtttcaatcacatttttttatctacaaatTTCTAATTTGAATTCTTGCTTATAAGACTCTAatccaatattttttatgtaagtaTCAAATATGATTCTTTGTCAACAAATGAGGATTGAATCTAATACAAAGGATTAATATCTCACATTTTCGAAAACTACAATTCAAACTTCAAATCCACACAAAAAGAGGTGTCTATATTACTTCAAACATGATTAGTCTGAGTTTTCATATAATTGGTGATTGTGTTAATCATCCATGCACCcaatactatattttattttcaga is a genomic window containing:
- the WRKY41 gene encoding WRKY transcription factor 41; the protein is MDNNTSACAYPQLESEEASSEHKSETQTSKKRKMVEKTVVAVRVGEKVGKLKNEGLPSDFWSWRKYGQKPIKGSPYPRGYYKCSTSKGCSAKKQVERCRTDASMLIITYTSTHNHPCPTPITTKSTTTKEEDQEHIELEEEEEQRDNNNNKPSDEVTNEENFHYLQSPIRCSSQDIIIEQEDPFKLNTEKSHDRMDLLLEEEPLCFAQLKNLSASKNEELDFFDELEELPMSSSLLHFTRNIFSDERIPVGPS